A stretch of DNA from Spirosoma endbachense:
CTTTCTTAAGCAGGAACCGTTCCTTACCGGGATCTTTAAAAAGTCTGGTTACGGCCATTATCTCCCCAAAATCATCCTGTAGCGCTTTGGCAATAGGCGGAGACGAAGGAGCCAATTGAAATGGATCTCCGCCAGGTTCAATTACTTCCGTACTAACTCGATACAATTGTTTGGCCCCTGCATGTTGCTGATCATATCCATACTGATTGTATACGAAGAGAAGCATGTATAGACTGCAACTCGTGCCGATCGTTAATCCAAAAAGATTGATGAACGTAAAGGCTTTGTTTTGCCATAAATTCCGGAAGGCGATTTTGAGGTAGTTGCGGATCATAGTGGGATCGAGTGATGCAAATTGAGGATATGGGGCCGGGTTGCCGGTGCGGTGGTGGGGTTTAGCAAAGAAAGGGTTCAGGTAATGCAGAACGGCCCAGCCATACTCACGCCGGGCTTGCGAAATCCCTACCTGAGCGACACGCTTGTAAAAAATCTCCTGCAAGTCACCCTGTAGATCTTCCAGCAGATAGGGCGAAACGAACCCTTCCAGGAGTCGATCGGCCCAACGGGGCGGTTCGGTCTGTTCTCTATTGGTAGCCATTGGTTAATGTCTTATTTCGTTTAGCCACCAATGAGTTGAAGTTTGCCATCCGGAATGGCCTGCCACAACTGCTGACGCATCGCCTGGATCTCCAGCAGGGCTTTGCTGCCCAAGGCCGTTAGGGCAAAAAATCGTTTTCGCCTTCCACCCCGCTCGGCGGTGGCACCGCCCAACTGGGAGGATAAGTAGCCCTTTTCTTCGAGTCGGTATAGTGTTGCATGAACGGCGCTGATAGTAATGCTCCGACCGGTCTGCTGCTGAAGTTGCTCCCAGATAATGACTCCATAGGCCTCATCCCCACAAGCGGCCAACACCAGTAGAACAACCTCTTCAAACTCTCCCAGAAAGGTTCTTTTCATTGGATTGGTTATGCTAGGTAGTTAGTTATAATAAAGCAAAACAAATCCAATGCCAATTTGCGTAGTATAGCGATTAGGATGAATGAGGCAGTATTTGTCTTGAAAACATAAGTAGCGTCTGTCCAGTAACGGACAGCTAGCGGACACCAGTGGACAACAAAATGGTAGGCAAGAAAAGGCTACTGAAACCCATTGAGCGACAACTCGCACTTAAGCTTAAGTATGTATTAGTAGGTTTTTAGTGTATTTTCAATATTACCTACGGTGCAGGCCAGGAACTCCTCAACAGATAGCTATGTGGTTTTGTGTAATGGCTGCAAATCGGGGATGGTATTTGGGCTTTCTGCAACAGGGACAGTATTTATAAGAATTGTTTCGAGTGTCGGGCGGAGAGCCAATTTTTAAAATAAGTCAGAATTATTGTCCTGTTTTAATGTATACTATAATATTTTATATCGAACAAAATCGACTTCATAAAATAAAGATATATTTGCGAATTGCCCCCTGCCTCCAAATAGCTACTTCCAATGACCAGACAGCTACTGTTGTTCATTCTCGTTCTCCTGATTCACCGACTGGAAGGATACACCCAAACGGTACCATCACCCAAAGAGCATTTTGGTTTTGCGATTGGTGACGATTATCAGCTCTCAAATTATACGCAAACCGAAGCCTATTTTAAAAAACTGGCAACCTCTGATCGGACGAAATTGGTCGACATTGGGTTAACGGCTGAAGGTCGGCATCAATACATGCTGATCGTAACGTCTCCCGAGAATCAGAAAAAGCTGGCTCACTACAAGGAAATTTCCCAGAAGCTGGCTCGGGCCGAAACACTGACCGATGAGCTGGCTCATGCCCTGGCCAGCGAAGGAAAGGCGGTTGTCTGGATCGATGGCGGACTGCACTCGACCGAAACCGTTGGAACCATGCAACTGATTGAAACGGCCTGGCAGTTGGTGAGTCGCCAGGACCCCGAAACGCTTCGTATTCTGGATCAGGTTATCGTTCTGCTTACCCATGCCAATCCCGATGGACATGAACTTGTTGGCAACTGGTACATGCGCGAACCAGTGCCCCAAAAACGCACTCAGGATCACTTACCAAGACTTTACCAGAAATACATCGGGCACGATAATAACCGGGATTTCTTCATGGTCAATATGAAGGAAACCCAGCATATGAGCCAGCAACTATTTATTGAGTGGTTTCCGCAAATCATCTACAATCATCACCAGCGCGGACCAGCGGGCTCGGTACTAGCGGGACCACCCCTACGTGATCCGTTCAATTTTGTGCTCGATCCGTCGATTGTAACGGGTATGGATGCCCTGGGTTCGGCTATGATTAATCGGTTGAATACCGAAAACAAACCAGGTTATACGCGACTAACCGGCACACCCTACTCAAACTGGTTTAATGGTGGGCTGCGTTCGATCAATCTTTTCCATAATATGATTGGGCTTTTAACCGAAATTATTGGCAATCCAACCCCCGAGACAATACCACTTGTTCCCGAACGGTTGCTACCCAATGGCAATACGCCCTTTCCGGTTACCCCTCAGAAGTGGCATTTTAAACAATCGATCGACTACTCGGTATCGCTGAATTATGCCGTGCTGGATTATGCAGCCCGCCAGCGCGATCTGTTGCTCTACAACATTTACCGGATGGGAAAAAACTCCATTGAACGGGGTAGCCAGGATTTCTGGACCCTCTACCCGAAACGGATCAATGCGATCACTCAGGCCTACCAGACTGATCAGAAAAAAACGACAGCAGGCTCTTCCGCAAGCACGACTCCCGATCAATTTGGATTACTACCACGCGGTGGCGGATTGCCCGTCAAATACTATGATACAATCATGAAAGCGCCAGCCTTGCGCGACCCGCGTGGATTTATTATTCCGGCCGATCAGGTAGATTTCGCAACGGCCGTCAGGTTCGTCAACGCGCTGGTTAGAAGCGGTATTCAGATTCAGCAGGCAACGGCAGACTTTACCGTTGCGGGCAAAAAATACCCGGCCCGTTCCTATATCGTTAAAACGGATCAGGCCTTTCGTCCACACGTACTCGACATGTTTGAACCACAGGACTATCCCAACGATTTTCAGTATCCGGGTGGTCCTCCGGTACGGCCCTACGATGTAGCGGGCTGGACACCGGCTTACCTGATGAATGTGAAGTTCGACCGTATTCTGGTTGGATTCGACGGCCCTTTTAAAAAGTTGCCCTATGGTGAATTGCAATCGGCTGAGGGTCGATTGTCGGGCAATGCCAGTGCTGGTTATGTGCTGACTGCACAGGCAAACCATTCATTCATAGCGGTCAATGATTTACTGGCCGCCGGTATTGAGGTCTATCGCTTGCCCAATGGCTCCGATAACCAGGAGACGGCAGGATCGTTTTTTGTTCCAGCTTCGCCCAAAGCCAAGAGTTTATTGGCCAAAGTGGTTACTGATTTTGGGCTGGAGGTATCGGGGCTGACCAAACGTCCGGCCAGTCAGCTTATCAAAATGGCACCTATGCGCATTGCCTTGTGGGATACCTATGGTGGATCGATGCCTTCGGGTTGGGTACGCTGGCTGATGGAACAGTACCATTTTCCGATGAAGGTTATTTATCCGGGCGATATCGATGCCGGTGATCTTAAGAAGAAGTTCGATGCTATCATTTTTGTGACCCAGGCAATACCCCCCGCTGGCCGATCGACCGAAGGGGGTGCCAGACGAGAGCCGCAGGCCGAAGAAATACCCGTTGAGTATCGACCCTGGTTGGGGCGGATTACGGCGGAGAAGTCCATTCCGCAACTGAAAGCCTTTCTGGAAGCTGGTGGTACGATCGTGACGATTGGCACCAGCACGAATCTGGCTTATCATCTGAAGCTGCCCATTAAAAATGCACTGGTTGAAATGACGTCAGCGGGACAGGAAAAAGCATTACCCGCCGAAAAATTTTATGTGCCTGGCAGCGTATTACGGGTTACGTTAGATTCGACGCAACACGCTACCTGGGGTATGCCAACATTAACGGATGTATATTTTGAACATAGTCCAGTTTTTAAAGTAGCTCCGGAAGCCATTGCCAAAGGAATCGTCACTCCATTGGCGTGGTTTGCAACCGATAAATCCCTGCGGAGTGGCTGGGCTTGGGGGCAGTCTTATTTGCAGGACGGGGTAGCCGCATTTGTGGCCCCAATCGGTGCTGGTAGATTATTTGCATTTGGTCCGGAAATAACGTTTCGGGGGCAGGCACACGGTACATTCAAACTACTTTTCAATCAACTTTACACACTGGGATCGGTTCCAGCTACTGGCCCATCAGGTGATTAATCAGGAGCGTACAGGCGCGCCAACAAGCAGATTAATACCCATTGAGGACTAATTCAGTTAGTCCCTAACGTATCCGGAATACGTTGGCCATTTCTCTTGCCTGGAAGTCTTGTGATCCTACCAAAATGGCGAAAGAATCTTGTCTGGCCGTAGGCAAAAGTCTCAACCTATAGCTTTACGAAAGTAGCCTATTGGCTCTACCTTTGTTAAAGGGTTGCGTTTGAAATGGCACTTTTATTCACAAGTTTACTTCATCAAAAGCACCCTATGATCTGCGGTGCTTTTGATGAAGTAAACTTGTGAAACCTCTATTCACTTCGCAGGCTCTTGACCGGATTCAGCAACGCTGCTTTAATAGCCTGATAACTCACCGTCAGCAATGTAACGGCCAGTGCCCCTAACCCTGCCACGACAAAAATCCACCACGACAGTTCGGTACGGTATTTATAATTCTGGAGCCAGTCCGACAGTACGTAATACGAAATAGGTGCCGCCAGACAGAAAGCCACCAGAATCAATAGCACAAATTCTTTCGACAGCAACCCCCAAACATTGAACACCGATGCGCCGAGCACTTTCCGAATGCCAATTTCCTTGGTTCGTTGCTCAGCCATAAAGGACGCTAAGCCAAACAGTCCGAGGCAACTAATCAGAATAGCCAGCATGGCAAAACCACCCGCCAGTCGACCGATACGTTCTTCGTTGCCGAATTTCCGGGCGAACTGGTCGTCGACAAATTTGTAGTCGAAAGGTGCATCGGGGCTGTAGCTTTTAAACACCTGCTCTATTTTTGCCAGCGCGTCATGGGCCGATAATTGCGGGGCTAAGCGTAGGTTAATTGTATTGACATTCCGGTAGTTAACCACAAAAAAAGACGGGTTGACGGGCTCAAACGGATTTTCTTTCACCATGTCTTTGACGACACCAACCACTGTATATTCCTTTCCACTTTGCCGGACAATTTCGCCAATTGGACGTTTAAAGCCCATTAATCTAATGGCCGCTTCATTTAAAATTATTGATGAACTATCTGTCGTAAAATCCCGGGAGAAATCCCGGCCTTCTTTCACCTGCCAGCCGATCGTTTTGCCATAGTCATGCGTTACATAATTCGACATCACCAGTGGTTTACTATCGGTCTTTTTCCCCTTCCACGAAATATTGGTTGTGCCTCCTGACTGAGTTGTTATCATACCCGACGATTCTGACATACCGGCCACGGCTCCTGTATTGAGCAAATCATTACGGAGGGCAATGTAGTGCCCGAACAGTTCAGGTACGTTCATCCCGATTTCAATCAACCCACTGCGGCTATAACCCATCGGGCGATCTTTGGCGTGTTCAATCTGCCGAAATACGATGATGGTACCGATGATGAGTGTAACGGAAACCGTAAACTGAAAACCGACCAGTACTCGCCGAGGAATCGTAGCTGAGCGGCTGGTTCGCATGAGGCCCTTCAATACTTTGATGGGCTGGAAGGAGGATAAGTACACTGCCGGATAACTACCCGCAATCAACCCCGTTAGCAGGCTGAAACTCAGTCCAGCGAGCCAGAACAGCGGATTGGTCCACAAGATGATCATCTTTTTCTCAGCCATCTGATTGAAAAACGGCAGCGTAAGCTGTACGAACAGAATGGATAGGCTAAACGCCAACACCGCCATGAGCAGCGATTCGCTGAAAAACTGCGCTATCAGTTGACTCCGTAACGACCCTATCGCTTTGCGAATGCCAACTTCTTTGGCGCGCTTCTCGCTTCGTGCTGTGCTCAGATTCATGAAATTGATGCAGGCCAGCAACAGCACAATAACGCCAATGCTACCAAATAGCCAGACAAACGTTATGATTCCGCCCGTATTGACTCCGTCTTTAAAATCAGAATACAAATGCCATTTCGTCATCGGGTGCAGGAAAAATTCGGGTTTGTAGCCCGGTGGATCATCCCGCTTCATTCGGATATCCTTGATCTTGGCCGAGACAGCATCGAAATCGGCACCTGGTTTGAGTTGAACGCAAATCTGATACGAATTGGAATCCCATTCATTCCGGTCGCGTTTGGCACCTTCATCGTTGGCCGCAAAGAATTTCCAGGGAACCAGAAACGTTACGTCGTTGAACGTATTGTTGGCCGGAAAATCTTCGTAAACGCCAGCTACTTTTACCGTTTGTTTATTGTCCAGTTTGATCAGCTTATTGATCGGATTTTCGGCTCCGAACATCGCATTGGCAAGTGATTCAGACAGGAGAATCGAATTGACATCATTGCTCCCAAATCGTGTGCCTGACAGGATGTTCAGCGACAGCATATTGATAAAATCAGGCTCGACGTAATTGCCTAATTTCATCAGTTTTTTCTCGCCAGCAGCCAGCACAACTTCGCGTGTTACTGACAAACCAACCGATTCGAAATCCGGGTATTTGCTCCGTAGCTCCTGCGCCAGTGGAATCGGCATCACGTCGTAGGACGATTTCTCTACGTCGAACTTCACGAACTGCCAGAGTTTGGCCAGTCGGTCGTAGTTTTTAAACTGCTTGTTGTACGAGAGTTCGTCATAGATCCAGAGCCCAATGAGCATAGACACGGTCATGCCGGAGGCCAGTCCAAAAATGTTAATGAACGAATAAACCCGGTTCTTAGCCAGGTTGCGAAAGGCGATTTTGAGGTAGTTGCGGATCATAGTGGGATGGAGTGATGCAAATTGAGGATATGGGGCCGGGTTGCCGGTGCGGTGGTGGGGTTTAGCAAAGAAAGGGTTCAGGTAATGCAGAACGGCCCAGCCATACTCACGTCGGGCTTGCGAAATCCCTACCTGAGCGACACGCTTGTAAAAAATCTCCTGCAAGTCACCCTGTAGATCTTCCAGCAGATAGGGCGAAACGAACCCTTCCAGGAGTCGATCGGCCCAACGGGGCGGTTCGGTCTGTTCTCTATTGGTAGCCATTGGTTAATGTCTTATTTCGTTTAGCCACCAATGAGTTGAAGTTTGCCATCCGGAATGGCCTGCCACAACTGCTGACGCATCGCCTGGATCTCCAGCAGG
This window harbors:
- a CDS encoding PadR family transcriptional regulator, with the translated sequence MKRTFLGEFEEVVLLVLAACGDEAYGVIIWEQLQQQTGRSITISAVHATLYRLEEKGYLSSQLGGATAERGGRRKRFFALTALGSKALLEIQAMRQQLWQAIPDGKLQLIGG
- a CDS encoding M14 family metallopeptidase gives rise to the protein MTRQLLLFILVLLIHRLEGYTQTVPSPKEHFGFAIGDDYQLSNYTQTEAYFKKLATSDRTKLVDIGLTAEGRHQYMLIVTSPENQKKLAHYKEISQKLARAETLTDELAHALASEGKAVVWIDGGLHSTETVGTMQLIETAWQLVSRQDPETLRILDQVIVLLTHANPDGHELVGNWYMREPVPQKRTQDHLPRLYQKYIGHDNNRDFFMVNMKETQHMSQQLFIEWFPQIIYNHHQRGPAGSVLAGPPLRDPFNFVLDPSIVTGMDALGSAMINRLNTENKPGYTRLTGTPYSNWFNGGLRSINLFHNMIGLLTEIIGNPTPETIPLVPERLLPNGNTPFPVTPQKWHFKQSIDYSVSLNYAVLDYAARQRDLLLYNIYRMGKNSIERGSQDFWTLYPKRINAITQAYQTDQKKTTAGSSASTTPDQFGLLPRGGGLPVKYYDTIMKAPALRDPRGFIIPADQVDFATAVRFVNALVRSGIQIQQATADFTVAGKKYPARSYIVKTDQAFRPHVLDMFEPQDYPNDFQYPGGPPVRPYDVAGWTPAYLMNVKFDRILVGFDGPFKKLPYGELQSAEGRLSGNASAGYVLTAQANHSFIAVNDLLAAGIEVYRLPNGSDNQETAGSFFVPASPKAKSLLAKVVTDFGLEVSGLTKRPASQLIKMAPMRIALWDTYGGSMPSGWVRWLMEQYHFPMKVIYPGDIDAGDLKKKFDAIIFVTQAIPPAGRSTEGGARREPQAEEIPVEYRPWLGRITAEKSIPQLKAFLEAGGTIVTIGTSTNLAYHLKLPIKNALVEMTSAGQEKALPAEKFYVPGSVLRVTLDSTQHATWGMPTLTDVYFEHSPVFKVAPEAIAKGIVTPLAWFATDKSLRSGWAWGQSYLQDGVAAFVAPIGAGRLFAFGPEITFRGQAHGTFKLLFNQLYTLGSVPATGPSGD
- a CDS encoding ABC transporter permease is translated as MATNREQTEPPRWADRLLEGFVSPYLLEDLQGDLQEIFYKRVAQVGISQARREYGWAVLHYLNPFFAKPHHRTGNPAPYPQFASLHPTMIRNYLKIAFRNLAKNRVYSFINIFGLASGMTVSMLIGLWIYDELSYNKQFKNYDRLAKLWQFVKFDVEKSSYDVMPIPLAQELRSKYPDFESVGLSVTREVVLAAGEKKLMKLGNYVEPDFINMLSLNILSGTRFGSNDVNSILLSESLANAMFGAENPINKLIKLDNKQTVKVAGVYEDFPANNTFNDVTFLVPWKFFAANDEGAKRDRNEWDSNSYQICVQLKPGADFDAVSAKIKDIRMKRDDPPGYKPEFFLHPMTKWHLYSDFKDGVNTGGIITFVWLFGSIGVIVLLLACINFMNLSTARSEKRAKEVGIRKAIGSLRSQLIAQFFSESLLMAVLAFSLSILFVQLTLPFFNQMAEKKMIILWTNPLFWLAGLSFSLLTGLIAGSYPAVYLSSFQPIKVLKGLMRTSRSATIPRRVLVGFQFTVSVTLIIGTIIVFRQIEHAKDRPMGYSRSGLIEIGMNVPELFGHYIALRNDLLNTGAVAGMSESSGMITTQSGGTTNISWKGKKTDSKPLVMSNYVTHDYGKTIGWQVKEGRDFSRDFTTDSSSIILNEAAIRLMGFKRPIGEIVRQSGKEYTVVGVVKDMVKENPFEPVNPSFFVVNYRNVNTINLRLAPQLSAHDALAKIEQVFKSYSPDAPFDYKFVDDQFARKFGNEERIGRLAGGFAMLAILISCLGLFGLASFMAEQRTKEIGIRKVLGASVFNVWGLLSKEFVLLILVAFCLAAPISYYVLSDWLQNYKYRTELSWWIFVVAGLGALAVTLLTVSYQAIKAALLNPVKSLRSE